The Misgurnus anguillicaudatus chromosome 23, ASM2758022v2, whole genome shotgun sequence sequence tgattaatcgttatgcaaccGTAGTATCAATCAAATATTATATCAATAATCAATACTGAGATGAATTGCCTTCCTTTCATCTCACCAGGCCCGTGTGGCAGCTTCCGATTACATGGTGTCAGCCGATCGTAAATATGTCTGTTTTGTGAGCAACTACACAAAGGTATCAATCAAACACATTGATAAGTGATTGATCACGTGTATGGATCTCTGCGTGTTTAATGTTCGGTTTCTTTAACAGCTATGGAGACACTCATACACTGCATCATACTCAATTTATGACCTGGCAAGCAAGTATGTTTGATagattgttttttaaaatgatcATAGACATACTTTATATAGATGCTGAATTGCTCGTTAAATCATATATTAACAGCACTGCCATATTGCGCTATGAAGACGTACAAGTGAAGGGGAGCCATGTTTTTTCTGGATTAAAAGcacataaatgtttacatttctcAGCCGATTTAGCGTATGATCTAAATGGAGTAACAAAAATATagtctttatttaattttattgtcCAAAAATTGTAATTGCGAAAACGCACATTTGTCAAGCATTGAAATAAATGTCGAAACGTAAACGCTGCTCCCACACATGTGTATAGACtattttgcaagatgtaaacaacactggtccagatgCACTTCCTgttgtttttaagttttttagttCACATTTTGATTCAGTTCTAAATTTTCTGTTGTATTTTGTTCTAATATTAATTACATTTgttcagtgttaaaaaaaaaactaaaacaggaAGTTCTTCTGGACCAGtattgtttacatcttgcaaaatggtctatatGCAATGGTCtcgggcagtggttctcaattccagtcctcgggccccccctcccagaacattttagatgtctccatataaaaacacctgattcagtttATCAGCtcgttagtgtgttaattaaggtgCCTGATCAgtgaaatcaggtgtttcatataagaagacatctaaaacattctgggaggggggggccgaggactggaattgggaaccactggtctaggGTAGTCTTGCCCTCcccaaaatggcggcgctaaTGACACGTTTGTGGTGTCTAGCTAAACCAGCTAtgtatttttcctttttaaatgaaacagttTAAATGGTTACTTTTTGAAGATTTTATACAAGGCTTAACGATTACTTGAAATGTATTAACTTCTTTTGTATATCAGTGCATTTATAAATGCAGATATTCCACATGAAATCCAGTACCTCGCTTGGTCGCCAACTGGTCACAAGCTGGTGAGTATCAGTGAGAACTCGATTACCGGTAATCATAAAAAACtaaatctgtaatgttttcttcGAACAATGTTTTGCGTTgtctttaaatgaattttttctATAAGAAACTTTGTTTGCAGACATATGACTCAGAAAAGTAGCGCACAACTTATAGCAGTCATAATACGTTCATCTACGTGTTTTGgtgtattttaatatttaaactaaatatttttaataatagtgtttttgaacctcaccatagtaaatatttaagtatactAGTTTATCAATTTAGTATAGTTCATACTACAATATACATGAAAGCATGATTTATATTTCTGCGTAGGACCGACCGACGCCGTAGCATGTACGTTGTAGGCTACGCGTCAGTTTTCATTAATACTTCTGCGTCATTGTTTCTTCGTACAATTTACTTCATAAAATCAATGCaaaagtatacattttgctTAACAAatgtagtataatataatattataaatattgaACATGCTGATCTTGCTTAAATCTATTTAGGCTTACGTGTGGAAATACAACGTCTATGTGAAAGAGACTCCCACTTCACCTCCATATCAGGTCACTAATAATGGAGCCTACAACTTGATCCTCAATGGCATTCCTGATTGGGTGTACGAGGGTAAGTGACGGATATTAGCCAATCATAGGTGGTTATCGACAGAGACTtattaaaggggcaataagtaggattcaAACGAAtcgtgctctctagcgcctcgcctttccaaatgcgtgttgcttacagtccctttaaagGTATAGTACATCAAAAAAGGCTGTGATTGGAAAATGGTCGTAAAAATTTTACTGCTAATCTAGGCAAGTGACTCACACTTACTGATAATAAAATGGGCAACAACCATctcatatacagtatttaagtCTATATTCGAACATACTTTGCTGTTTTGGGGCAGTAAGCAACTACCTAAACTACTCAGTACTATGTGTTATTTTCACCTGTTTGACAATCCGCCATACTTGTTTCTTCTGCAGAAGAGATGTTCTCCACAAACTTTGCTTTGTGGTGGTCACCAAATGGGAGATTTGTGGCGTATGCTCAGTTTAACGACTCGGAAGTCCACAGCATCGAGTACTCCTGGTACGGTAATGGTCAGTATCCAGAAACAGTCTTCATACCGTACCCCAAGGTAAATAACATCTTCAACTCCGACTCCATCAAATATCATGCTAACATAGCTGACAGGTTTTTTACACTTTTGTTTGTACGATACACAGCCTGGAACCCCAAACCCAATCGTGAAACTTTTCGTATTGGATACGAACACACATAACATCTCGGAAGTTGTCGTCCCCAGTGATGTAGGGGCAGGGTAACAAAACCTCTTAGTTTTGCAAATCTGGTTTGCAAGGGTTCTTCAAATGTTATTTTACCTAAAACTTGGTGCTTTATTACAGAGACCATTATCTGAGTACAGTCACATGGGCGACGGACGAGCGCATTGTAGTTCAGTGGCAGAAGAGGACACAGAGCTATGTGGCTCTGAAATCGTATAAGTTTAACGATGGCAAATGGAGCGAAGATTTGCTGGTACGTTTAAAAAGGTTTAGCCACCAAGATCATACACGAAAAataatttaagaaaataaatcttgatGGTTTTACAATATTGTCTGATTTCAAGtactttaaaatattgtttttgtgtttttgaacagAACCAGATAATCACAAGCAGCACGGGTTGGGTTGGCCGGGTATAAAGCACCCTTTGTTGCGAgaaactatttatttattgttaataCAATGTTGATTAAATGTTATAGGTTGGTTTTTCGTTTATCTTGTTTTAACAGTTCTCTCCAGATGAACCTGTCTTTCGGCCAGATGGCGAAAGTTGTTATTACATACTGAGTGACGGAGAAGGGTTTAAACATCTTGTTTACTTTAAAGACGTGAGTTTAATCAGTTTACGACTAAAATGCGCTAACGTTTTAAAATGCCAATTCGTAACTTTCACCTCTCTATCATTAGCTGTGTTTCCATTGCTATTTAAATTGTGCAAATTGATTTTGCGAATTTAATATGTGGCCAATGGAAATTGACATGTTTCCATTGGCGTATTTTCAATTGCAATGTCAGTTTGCGCAATTTGAAGGgaaatggaaacgcagctattgTCACaaattgagttttttttttttaagtaaaatgaaacTAACACTACTTGCAAAATTGTATTGCTCAAATTATAACGCGTTTTTATGAGTTTGCGAATTTGGAGTAAGGTAAGGCTTTTATGTACTTGCTTAACAACTGatctttgcttaaaaaaagttgtGGATTGCagctttatgatttaaaaactGTGCTACTTATTcctattatataaataaatttggtCTAAATTTGAcgacactttaaaaaataaattgttgcaCATAAATTTGTACGTTTAATTAACTTGAATTTCCGATTCAttttaactttcttgactagttgGGAGTtgcttataaattataaaaataatgttgaattagctcaaaatatttgaagagtttcattgcaaaacgagataactccgtttttttaattgttcagaaatcccgttttttggttgtgcattccaattaatttcaatgcaactgcagttggtttgttttgatttaaaccttcataacttaaaaatacagctaagtagcacaataaaacaaaataataacatgataacataataataaacatgttttgacaaaaatttatctcgttttgcaacgaaactcttcatttcaactttattttataatttatagcaactcctcactattcaataaatgtaaaataaattgtaatttaaaatgtattaaacttaaacatttaagtgcaacaaggaatttttacactgtattacaaaaaaaaggtttcatTTTACGTTCAACCAAAAATATATTCAGGTCAACTCACTAGgccaaaaatatacttttactGTCTCATATAGTACAAACACTTTCATTAAATaggattaaatgtaaaaattgtttGTGATGTTCAATAATGTTGTCCAATGTTATTTTATAGGCAGACAAAACATTTCTGACGAGTGGAAAGTGGGAGGTCGTGAGCATTCTTAAAGTCACAGAAGATGCCGTGTAAGTTGGTTCATAAAAATTTCCTATACATTTCTGGCATTGCTGAAACGTAGATTTTATTACGTTTGTCCTCTTGTCTTCCCTTTTTTGCGATAGATACTATGTCAGTAACCAACATAACAGCCATCCAGGACAAAGAAACGTTTACAAGTAAGTCGGGTAATAATATATGTCTTCACAGTTtgaaaataagataaataattattttaacccCCCTGCAGGATCACCATAAATGGTGCCTCTCATTCTGAGCCCGTGTGCCTGACGTGTACCCTAAATGAGGACAGGTGTAAATATAATTCTGCTCTATTCAGCCATAAAGGGACATACTATCGTATGGACTGTTCAGGTACATGCTACTGTACAGTATTTATACTTGCCTATATATCGCAAAACACTTGCAATGGATAAAATATTGTTATGTTTTTGTTTCCGTAGGGCCTGGACCTCCTCTGTACACACTAAGAAACAGTCGAGATGGATCAGGTACGGACATTCATTTAAATAAGATCGGTTTGGTCAGAACTGTGCCCCTAGTGGTTAAAAAAAGGTTCACAATTTTTAAGGGGTTGACGTCACAAactatttaaagttttttttacatctttctTTGGTTAAATAGTATTAAGGGAATATGGCACATGAAAATTAATTGTTAGTGTTAATTGGTTGTCAGCCAtaaatttacaattattatcAGTTTTGGACAAAATCTGTAAGATTTTTAATAGCTGAAACTGGGTTATTAGATTGTCcccaatttatttatttagaggTGAGAGTTCTTGAAGACAACAAAGATTTGGAGGGCATTTTGCAAGAGATCGCAATGCCATTGGTTACACATAATACTCTTAAGATTGGGGATTTTGGTAagactaaaacttttttttattgattcaTTCCAAAGAAAATCCGATCCTAATCTTTCTTTTCATTTCATCATACAGATCTCTGGTACCAGATGACATTGCCTCCCAAATTCGATAAATCCAAAAAATATCCTCTGCTTATTGATGTGTAAGCCAGCTACTTATTTTTACCAAATAGTTTAGTCGTGAGCaaaaaaacaacgtaatttaTCCTTCTTCTGTAGATATGCAGGGCCCTGCAGTCAGAAGTCAGATTTGCGGTTTAGGGTTGGATGGTCGACATACTGGGCCAGTACAGAGAATGTGATCGTGGCCAGCTTTGATGGAAGAGGAAGCGGTTACCAAGGCGATAAAATCATGCACTCCATCTACAAACGACTCGGTACCTACGAA is a genomic window containing:
- the dpp4 gene encoding dipeptidyl peptidase 4 yields the protein MKEIGKWILAALGIAVTVVLIVVPTVIYLNEDKAQPQKTFTLEDYFNNTARSKSYNLRWVSDDEYLHKTGDGSVFLINAVTGSESEFLNPQTFARVAASDYMVSADRKYVCFVSNYTKLWRHSYTASYSIYDLASNAFINADIPHEIQYLAWSPTGHKLAYVWKYNVYVKETPTSPPYQVTNNGAYNLILNGIPDWVYEEEMFSTNFALWWSPNGRFVAYAQFNDSEVHSIEYSWYGNGQYPETVFIPYPKPGTPNPIVKLFVLDTNTHNISEVVVPSDVGAGDHYLSTVTWATDERIVVQWQKRTQSYVALKSYKFNDGKWSEDLLNQIITSSTGWVGRFSPDEPVFRPDGESCYYILSDGEGFKHLVYFKDADKTFLTSGKWEVVSILKVTEDAVYYVSNQHNSHPGQRNVYKITINGASHSEPVCLTCTLNEDRCKYNSALFSHKGTYYRMDCSGPGPPLYTLRNSRDGSEVRVLEDNKDLEGILQEIAMPLVTHNTLKIGDFDLWYQMTLPPKFDKSKKYPLLIDVYAGPCSQKSDLRFRVGWSTYWASTENVIVASFDGRGSGYQGDKIMHSIYKRLGTYEVEDQITAAREFIKMGFIDKDRIAIWGWSYGGYVTSMVLGAGSEVFKCGMAVAPVSKWEYYDSIYTERYMLTPTENQDFYDNSTVTGRAKNFKSVQYLLVHGTADDNVHFQQAAQISNALVDEQVDFDAMWYTDKDHGLGGSANKHVYTHMTHFLKNCFT